The Lolium rigidum isolate FL_2022 chromosome 2, APGP_CSIRO_Lrig_0.1, whole genome shotgun sequence genomic interval CTTCCTAAAtaagtgagaccattcataccactccgagctttacctatttaagactcaaggacaaccattgaattaaagtattaggttgaaaaccatttcccttggagtggtgagataacctaataccacatgaaataataccataccctgaattgatgaggtgaggaagagactaacccaattaaactagacaaatgaaacctcagcctagatacctaaggagatattaggagtacaccataaaccctagaataaccattcctaaatgagaaagctcaacctatggtgttatactcaagaaaaTGGAGACAACCATAactatgcccattcaagaaactataaaagaaagtacatatttagttgatcaagacaacacttgatcttgagagtgagaaacccattcaaggagagataccttaggtaatccaaccttgatcattataaattgtgtaatgatcataaaccctaagaatttgaagtaaagatattaagaaacaagatgatcatatataatcCTGAGTTGGAGAAATAGAAGGATAAGCCAGAAGTTAAACCCTATATGATAAATAGATataattcaccacatgaaattatagggagatcacaagTAAGTAACCCTAGGCCCATATCTCAACCCTAACATataaatcacttggtgatcataagtagaatcctaccacatttatatTCTACCTATTCCTCcattaaagaacataagaaaaccttagagtcaaactctatactttgtatggtgagaaaccattcatccatatgaccaaagttaactataaaaagaactataatcaatgtagttattttaatgataaattgaggataataatagaagttaaatggtagaagataaaaaccaattctcaaatccttagtaactagGGAGGCACATAAGATataaagcaagtaaccataataccatggttaggggagattaagccctagcaaatgcaatatgaggtCATTCCAATTCCATAAaccagaattatatctcaactctagtttaagtatcactatggtgatcataatataaaaccaggccataattgagaatcAAATCCATGGCCATTAtggaaatatcattagaaccctggaATGGCATATTAATGAAATCTTATGTTTCACTTATTACACCTGAGAAAAAccccttgtgatacatcttataaataAGACCATAAGGgtgattatcaaccacttacctatataattaagacccaaccttgaggagagtaatatttactgtaggtatttcaaaggattatgagaccataacactaatgttagctttaatttgggttatcatcaaacctacaaaaccttaataaaaagttgctcacatgaaataatatgcaagtTATTTAATCCTAAAATGGAAACCAGTACATAATAACCATCTCTGAAATATGTGGAGATGAAAGTATGAACTGTCATAAATCTAAACAGAATTGATTACATAATAAAAAGTGAATTAAAGTAAAAATAAGTTTATGTCCAAATGTTATTTTGAATAAATTCACAAATATGCAAGTAATttaatataaaatatgaatttAATATAAGATAGTGAAACAATAGTTAGCATTCTGAATATTGGATGGATTAGCATATTTACAAATTATTTAcaaacagtattgaattcaaatatgaattcaaattgaagatataaaacagaaaataaaaacagaaaagaaaaaaaaaggagaaagacattacctggccgagcagcccagcaCACAGCCCAGCACGCAGCTCAGCAGCAGCCCAGTGGCTCGGCCCACCAATCGACCCAACCCAAATAACGCTTCACGTTATTTCACGCGAAGGGGAGGATCATCGTCCACCTCCCGTTGCTGGAAGCAGCTCGGTGGCGTCTCCTCCGCCACCGGCCACGCCAAgatgcgcgccgccgcccaagccggCTATAAAgatctccgcgccgccgcctggaACCCTAGCAACTCAATTCCCCTTTCTCTCTGCTTCATCTCTGCAAACCCGAAACCCTAACCGAACCCGGCCTCCGATCATCACCGCCATTCGGAGCATTCCCAGGCCTTGCCGTGGTCACCGCCGTCATCCCCGTGCTCAACACGCCCACCGTGCAATAGGAGTTGAGCTAGAGCCTCCCGGAGCACCACCGTGGACTTCGTCTTCCCCGACGACAGGGGCGGTCGATTCCGGCGCTCCTGACCACCCCTTGCCTCGCCGTTGCTTCCATATTGCTCACGGTAAGCTACTGATTCCTCAGCACCTCTTAGCCCTCTCCCTAGACCTCTGGTTCGCCCTAGCGCCAGGTACCTGTATCCGCCACCGCGACACGTCGTCGCcggccgagctccggcgacccaaCAACGGCGGCGCCACCCTCAAAAGGTTCCCCGCGATGCCCTGAGTCACACCCATGTAGCCTCCCAACCGCGCAGGACTGGAATCAACGGCGAATGCCGATTTCCCTGCCGCCCAGTAGCCTCTGGTTATGAACTcgattttgacttcggtcaaaaTCGACGTGGACCcttggcccaccagtcagtgactgggtGGGTAGACTAACCGGGTGTGTTTAGGATTtttcattttaattcaaattcatcaATTGCTGCAAAATTCAAataattgtagaaaattcataaaagctcagaaaaatacaaatgacatatcaaaattcttataaaagaaaaatctatccaataaaaatataaaatgaaatttatatttttaatagaaatttaattacttaatatttgttatttaagccttatttattaattctaaattcaattaaaattcaaaatttaggaaaaaggtataaaatgaataaaaaccagtaaataaataaagaaaacattaaaagtaaattttctttatttattatttgtaaatcattattagagagatttaaaccctaattaataattatcttaattattaattatttaaaaatattaaaatgccaaattcaatattattcttatttcaaagttagtaataacttcaacttttcaaatgaagttattaatccaagaactaattgacaattaggaaaccctaagttccatattgaataagaacacaaacccataattttatgtgggatactaaaaccctaattcaattatgcaccaaATCCTAGCTCCAAGTAATTCATATGAATTccagtttgcttctaacctaaaccctaggttagaacatgtgatcatgacattttgatttcattcatagaaccatagtagcttctaaatgtttaccttgatcacataaaatgtagcaaccagcattactaaattagtatcccatgtattcatcttaatcaaacctagatgatcaaatagaaccaaccatagttcctatccttagaggcaacaaccttaattatccatgtttggcatcacatcattgtgatgaactccattagcaaccatgctaatatttacatcatatcccatacacactaaaccctattagtgtgaggtaattattaaacatcctatttaggaaaccaccattccttacttaatgaatccaataacaaaacctagacaacctcaaccctaactgatatacttcttattacttaagaagtatgttcttcaaaagttattcttttgaaataaataaagaatcatcatcaaccctgcttatatggacctacaaaccctagcctggtatcaccaacaagatataccaccttgatagcaactatcggtaattaagatgtttagacttaattcaacaatacaagcctagtggctgatgaatccaactaggttgtgatccatctactacttactccagaaaccaattagaaccatagaaaaccatagaacctcacaaacctaattatcatacttgttctttatcaatgtaaatgttctttaaaagttattcttttaaagtatatgataatcaatcattaaccatgccatatagtactaaaactgaccactgttctttacttgataacattatgccaattgtcattctttatgtgctcaattgaatattatgatttattatctacctgtttataataccaagtaaatcacacctgaataagaaccttgtatgtgaatcactctaaaagtgcaacacaccctaaaccaatcattacaactcaccgatcctaaatcatcgaggttaggtcacgtttagagcgattgcatctcattattatgcattattgcatccttgccaatcttttaaacatcgtccttaccggacgatgatgctatttcagaatttggagttattgcgtatcgaagaccttgtctgcataatcttgcagccaagaaaggcaagttcatcacttgctcatgtcatttgagtatttttatcaaattacttgcaaagtattatggttatcactattgcacaaaaatcaaaaccactactttcataactatgaatatgactatgtggtgggtaatggaaccatggattgtgttgatatggtggaggttccattacaagggttaatatccatctaggattaaacaacaaatgtcgccagtgattcttgtgccgtaatacccgtgttaaccataagatccggagtgggacggagtagtcaaaggtgtttccacctctcgttcatcaacggatgcgctttaccgtagtacacttgtgatccaagggggcaagctggtgaggctggggagtcctaagtccccacggcatagtccgtagtacacttgtcgcccgaaggagcaagatggtgaggtcggggagtcctaagtccccacggtattgcggtctaggatgggttgcagctaccggcgtaggagtgtatggtagagcccgagcacttgttgtcgtggtcggggtccaccttgaaatctacaggaataatgggaccgacgtggacccagggtcggggcatgcaacaaagggtgggtgttcgaggtagcggaggaacatgattggctagaccttataccgggcctcacaccaaaggaagtgtggacgagcctgcaactcggttggcaccaaggttaagatctcttatgggtaaagcaacacacctccgcagagtgtaaagaaccgtgacctgtcactccccgttccgggatatggaactcgcgaacgcggccggaaaggagctccatgaagttctagtaaaccggtgaaggtcgacggacatagttcttccgaataaaagcaaccttttgaagaaatggttatgaaaacttgcattggtattatactttcgatctaatgccgtagctagggcattaaacacctctttcctataatgaacttgttgagtacgctcgtactcatcccactcttaaatccctcgcttagatatggaggcatcgaaggaggatctacaaggtgcaactcgaagaccgaggagtcagcaactacttcaagggacaggaacctgtcagaagagtcaaacaccacattcaacaagtataaacttagcttagcaatagaaaggaactagtttcctaaacctagctcctctttagctagaatctattcatagcctctatagttagttaaatactctacaagtagagttcgtgttagatTTAGActgcgagtcgttcttctggagttatctgcagttttacctcattgtaatgtaggaggctgtgctgatcttatgtaatagagtcaatgttgtaattctatagacataccttggacccgcatatgtttctgttgtaccactctgagcgatataatactagtggaacggtgtttcattggtgttatatcagacttgcatactacaccatgcagtggtatgccgggtcaccacaacagccttctaattcccaatggaacagcatatcacacaagacttttagggattacaccaaatcaatgcaatatggtgtagggattcaatagaattgcaaagcaatcaactatgaactagggtttatcttaaacgtggtctaaacctaatttggggcgtcctaggcacttatataggggttcaggacgacctcaggtcaaaAAGATACAAAACTAactgacccagaatagatctggtcgagacagactcagaCTCGGCCGGCCTGgttgccggtcgaccgggcctaggaccgggccagtcggttcaaaccgggcctggcgccgggtggtgaccgggcgacGGTGTCGggcatactggatagtgcccggctgGCACAAGCGCCACGTCCGGTTTGGACCAGACAGATCTGGCGTgggagccggtcggaccggggctgGGACCGGGTGATCCAGCggcacggccggtctgaccggacctggcgccggcctggactgcatctcctcctctcgcgcatgccttctGCTCCTCCCTCACGCgttcatgggatgtcttcatgtccagttccatgtccagcttcacgtccatcttcttgtcCAGTTGCtcatctcctcctcgtgcgatgcttggttcctcttcatacctgatcgtacataagtaatacgacttaggcagtataaagttctcatcgatcaaagtatcacttaggaacaagttcacctgttgtttaagtagcttcgcacgagctcatgtcattggtccaatcctgacttcattggacttgagcttcatatcttcatcttgcaatgacggaggtagtagtgtggtagggatgtcctcatcagatgTTTTCAGAACTATCTATATGCTACATGGTGAAGAAACTTTTGTGATGAAATTTCAGCCTAGTTTTAGTTGATGAATGATTTGAACATTCCATTTTGAAGTTTATAGACTTTGGCCAGTTGCAGTAACCGTAAAAACTGACACGAAATGTTAAGACCTCCCTAGGTAAATTATTAGAGTCGGACAAAAAGGGCGTCAGCATCGTATCCGAGCGTAAAAAGAGGCACCCGGCCGCATGGAGCCCACCTGTCGACGCAAAATATTCTCCACTACCGCATAGGTCCCACCTGCCAGCCACGGGTGGTGCCCACTGCTGTGAGTAGTACCGGAGAAGGAGGGCGTCGGTGGCGGCGTCGCAATCATCCCGCACGCCCCCACTCTACGCCACACCGCACCGCCGCACCAACCCGAGGAACAACAACATCTGCTGCGACACGCTCTCTCCACCCCGAGAAAGCCAAAGCCAAAGCCAAAGCAAAGCAACCCAAGCCCAAAGCCAAGCACGAGCTAGCCTCGCTCCAGCTTCCACTCTCCGCCACGATTCCTCCCTAGCTCGGTCATCTCCCTTCTTCTCGAAACTTCTAGCGCCGTCTCCCGCTCCCGCATCCGCGCCAACCAGCCCAAGCTCGCTCCCCGTCGGTGCTGCTTGCTACTAGTGGTGCTCGGCGGGGCCGGTCGGTGTAGCTGCTGCCCGCCGCCGCGACGGTGGCCGCCGCCCGCTGCAGTTTCCTCCCGTCAAGGCTCGCAGCCTCTGCTGAAACCAGCTGAGACTCGCCTCTCGCCAGGCGCGACCCGGTGGTGTGGTGCGCCTCCTCCGACGTCGCCCGCCGACGCGCGCCCCCTCCCTCTCCACGCGCGATGAACCCCACCTCGCGCCCCGCCGTCGTCATCGACAACGGAACCGGGTACGCATCTCTCTCCTCCACTCTCCCCAGATCTGCGCGCGCACACACCGCGGGTCACTTCAACGCACGACACGCACGACGCTGATCCAATCAATCAACTAACCCTGCCACGCCATTGCCAGCTACACGAAGATGGGGTTCGCGGGGAACGTGGAGCCCTGCTTCATAACCCCGACCGCGGTCGCCGTCAACGACTCCTTCGCCGACCCGACCAGAGCCGCCGCCAAGGGGAGCTGGCAGGCGCAGCACAGCGCGGGGGTCATGGCGGACCTCGACTTCCTCatcggggaggaggccgtggcgcGGTCCCGCGCCAGCACCACCTACAGCCTCAGCCACCCCATCCGCAATGGTCAGGTGGGTGCCTTTTTTTTCTTCCACGGTGCCGAATGCTCATGTTTTGCCACCGCAATGTACGTGCCTTGGTGTGCGATCTTCGCTGATTTCAGCTGAAAATCAACTGCTCAGGTGGACAACTGGGACACCATGGAGAAGTTCTGGCAGCAGTGCATTTTCAATTACCTCCGCTGCGATCCGGAGGACCACTACTTCCTGCTCACCGAGAGCCCACTCACACCTCCTGAAACTAGGGAGTACACCGGGGAGATCATGTTCGAGACCTTCAATGTGCCTGGTCTCTACATTGCGGTCCAGCCCGTCCTTGCCCTCGCTGCAGGGTACACCACAACCAAGGTACGTCAGTCGTCACAGCTTTTACGATTCTCTCAACCCTCTACTCTGGAACTACTGGATGTCACTGCTGAATACGCCATTTCAGTTTCATTTTAATACCTACTCCTATCATCAGACTGGGTAATTATGGTGGGACTTCATGCTGTGTTTTCAGTGCGAAATGACAGGTGTTGTAGTTGATGTGGGCGACGGAGCTACCCACATTGTTCCTGTTGCTGATGGGTATGTCATTGGGAGCAGTATCAGATCTATTCCACTTACAGGCAAGGATGTTACCCAGTTTATTCAGCAACTTATCAAGGTAGTTTCCACAATCACAAGATACTACTTAACTTTGTTTTATTCACAT includes:
- the LOC124687812 gene encoding actin-related protein 3, which produces MNPTSRPAVVIDNGTGYTKMGFAGNVEPCFITPTAVAVNDSFADPTRAAAKGSWQAQHSAGVMADLDFLIGEEAVARSRASTTYSLSHPIRNGQVDNWDTMEKFWQQCIFNYLRCDPEDHYFLLTESPLTPPETREYTGEIMFETFNVPGLYIAVQPVLALAAGYTTTKCEMTGVVVDVGDGATHIVPVADGYVIGSSIRSIPLTGKDVTQFIQQLIKERGEHIPPEESFDVARRAKEMYCYTCSDIVKEFNKHDREPSKYTKRLTGIKPKTGTPYTCDIGYERFMGPEIFFHPEIYNSDFTTPLQDVIDMCIQSSPIDTRRSLYKNIVLSGGSTMFKDFHRRLQRDLKKIVDVRVRASNARLGGDAKAQPVEVNVVSHPIQRYAVWFGGSVLASTTEFYEACHTKAEYEEYGASICRSNPVFKGMY